Proteins encoded in a region of the Haloglomus salinum genome:
- a CDS encoding DUF7344 domain-containing protein codes for MSVQTDSDYDASEQEAADTDAHTCTSIEKDDAFHILQNSRRRAVLRYLLDHEEEERFVMRDLAEEVAAWEHDTTVQQLVSDERQRVYIALYQSHLPKLDDHDVIEYNQSRGVVEPTGLIEVFEPYLEESLHADTDLAVDGTDTHEESDERSEGRFTDTVSSLFKR; via the coding sequence ATGAGTGTCCAGACAGACTCCGACTACGACGCCAGCGAGCAGGAGGCGGCCGACACAGACGCCCACACGTGTACGAGTATCGAGAAGGACGACGCGTTCCACATCCTGCAGAACTCCCGGCGGCGTGCCGTGCTCCGCTACCTGCTCGACCACGAGGAGGAGGAGCGGTTCGTGATGCGGGACCTGGCCGAGGAGGTCGCGGCGTGGGAGCACGACACGACGGTCCAGCAGCTCGTCTCGGACGAGCGCCAGCGGGTCTACATCGCGCTCTACCAGTCCCATCTCCCCAAGCTCGACGACCACGACGTCATCGAGTACAACCAGTCCCGCGGCGTCGTCGAACCGACCGGTCTCATCGAGGTGTTCGAGCCGTACCTCGAGGAGAGCCTCCACGCCGACACCGACCTCGCCGTCGACGGCACCGACACCCACGAGGAGTCCGACGAACGCTCCGAGGGCCGCTTCACCGACACCGTCTCGTCGCTGTTCAAGCGGTGA